The sequence GAGGGGTTCGAGCACCAGCCCTTTGACGCTGCTGGATTGGAGTTAAAGACTTGGATTTAAATCGCACACAGGAGTCCAGGATCTGCAGCAGGCGTTTGTTTTCATGGCAACTTGATCTGCACAGAGGATTTACTGCTGGAAcagaagttttattttgaaaaactgcACAATGACTGAAGCAGTTGAAGGTGAGGTAACATTTTGTCACAGAAAATAAGCCTCATGGGgatgtttgatttgtgtgttttgttttgcacacacacacacacacacacactatgatgTTGTgctgtctggtgtgtgtgtgtgtgtgtgtgtgtgtgggagaataTCCTGATTTGAAGAATCTAAAAATATGCTGCTATCATGTATCTGCTATTTGAAATGCAGCTTTGAGCCGTGGTGACGTCTCCAGAGCTGAATGAGATCAGTCAGCATCAAGCCTGTCCCGATGGATCCATGATATGGATTGAGTTTGATTGTCACAGTTTTTTGAACAAAGAAAATTAAATGAGAGGAAAAACGTTTGATTCAAAATTTGAAGTTTGATTTCTTAAGATCTGCTCTGCCTCACTTTCAAACAACCAGATTAACTGAAAACACCTGAATGAGTGCGGAGGCCCCTGAATTATGAGATAATTATTAACTTCTCTGAAGCAAAGGTGGATTTCTAATTAGGTAATAATATAAAAAGTCTCAGGGTTAAAAACTATGTTTGACTCAGCAGAGATTTGACGATTCATTTAGCTGTTTACTTCTCATTTGGACAAATGAGAAACTGTGAATTTGTGAAACCTTGTGATCCTGCAAAAGACAATATGAGTGGACATTTAGACATAATAAGCCTTTGGTGACAAATGAGATGTTTTAAGATCCAATCaacagaaggaaaacatttacaAGGATATTTTCTTATGCTCAAGTTTCAAGTCAAAACTAACAACAACTTTGAGCCTAATTTAGCTGATGTGCTGATATGTTGATGCGTCTTGtgtttccatttaaaaacatcTCAGTCAAAAAGCAGTTGAAGATATTGTGAAGCTTCTGCTGTGGGTTTTGGCAGCAAATATTTTGATGACACATTAATTCAGTGAAAACATAAATCAGAGCAAATATTAATTTGTCACTATAAAAAAGATATTTGCCTGATGTTTCCCACAGAATGGACCAAAGCTCGTGGTAacgcaacagagagagagagagagagaacagaaagTTGTAGATCTCTGACgttattatgagaagtgtaaaGAAGTTTCTGGTTCATAATGAAACTGTGAACAGGACAAATCAGAATATGGATCCACCACAGTTGAGATAACAAATGGGAATTAGCAACATTACACAGAAACTATCTGAGAACCATTCACCTTCCAAGTGTGTATATGAGCAAAGTGTTGGACAACTAAGTGGAATCTCTTCTgtgatttctttgtttctctaagtatttatacttatttttaaaacatctttctgtgtatttgtagaGCTGAAGCTCCTGTGACTCTGCAGATGTAAGACATGACACAGCAGGTTACATCATGACTAGAGTGAATGTTGGCAGCAGAGTGTTAAACTGACGGAGTCTCTCTTATTAAGGAAATGTCttgatttcctgttttctgaCTGAATAGATTCAGTAAAGCTCCGACTGGCTGCTCGGAGCTGAGCCGTCACGGAGACAGAGCAACAACACAAGCGTCTTCCACAGTGTGGAGACGGGTCGGCCATAAAAGGAGGACTCGTGCACGGATGGTCGGTCATACCCTTTACAGTTGGGTTTGGAAAGTGGTGTTCGACAGAGGCGTTGGATTGGAGGGGGACGGAGAGTTTGTCCAAACTGGGTTCACTGGATTCAGGGACTCTGACGTCGCAGCTCAGGGTTTTTGCTTCAGGAGTTTTGGAAACTGAACAAAGTTCTTTCAGATGCAAACTCAAACGGGGGGAGTCGGGTGTTTTCTTCAGTTTAACAAGTCGTCTTGTTCATTTCTGATGAAAGTCATGACATCATCGAAAGAATCTCAGTATATCTGCTCTATTCTCACCTCCAGTATTAATACTAATACTATTAATCTGATGTTAGATGAACCTAACAAACTGGTATCTGGGTATGACTCATAGATTTTAAGTAAAGATGgtctcagtctcagctgtcaatcatgatgtttcactatgttttaatatcatcaaATAGTTCAAACCGaaattacaagaaaaaaaacacttgaacaatCCTCAGTGTGAGATAGTTTATTCAACCCGTAATTTTTAcattgatccatgtcccatccaccgacatggaggaggcagagcgtATGGCCTagctgcagccaccagggggcgatcaaggtgATATCTGTATCTGACCACGGTCTCTCATGCTTCCCTCCTCAGCGcggtcctccaccaccaccatggTCATCGACAGTAAGAGCGGCGACGCCGGCTCGCAGTCTCGACGGACGCCAAAGAAAACGTTCACAGAGGACGTGTCCTCCACCTTCAGCTCCCCGCTGGCCTGGATCCTAGTCCTGGCCCTCGTCATCACCTGGTCCTGTGTCTTCATCATCATGTTCGATCTGATGGACTACAAGACTCTCTCAGGTAAGAAGAGCTGCTCTCTTCTCAGCACCTTTCTCATCTTGACCCAGCAGCTTGAtgaaagtgagtctgatgtgtgagtgtgaacaagagaaagtttcctccttctctccctgagcgtctgttctctgtgactctggtgagtgggttccatctcctgtgagaagaactgactgagagtcacagcttCAACTGTCTCAatcagagtgaagctgaactgagatcagttcaaaagactcagaagttattaaaaaccagagtttatctccaatattcagcaggaaactttgaAAATATGATGAATTACAATAACGTCAACTAGAATCAGGTCAGATCAGGCTAAAGATACAAGAaggttttatgtgttttatcataaatgttgttttatccTTCTCTTCTGACTTCTTCATATTTGTCCTTGAGGTTTCTAACTGACATGATAAAAAATCCACTAATTTCACTTGTTCATATTTCATGTCACAGTGTCATCTCCATTTCCATTTCTCCTCATAACATCAGAACATGTTCAGCTCTACTCAGTTTTCTAACTCTTCACATGATTCAcaccaggggcgtttctaggattgaaagaaagggggggcttagcccctaaggatgctgaatgtttgcgtgCACAGCGCACACCAATTTTTttgggctcatttggggctgcggatatccatatttcatacagttcatagattggttcaatcagaaagagtttgatttttctctgtatctttgcttgcattcattcagtataagataacagaagagacagaatttcagggtcattgtgaaatttgacaacacaaatatgaactgattataaacaacaacattctataggcactgatattattgttataaaatactagagatagatattaatgcaaagattagagagctgtcgatagttatttcttacatttcaaatttgctcgttcacactcttgctcactggagacattttctaacaaaatagctagctagctagcttagtgttaacatagctcattacaatattccctttcatttgcctcaagtaaacctaaattgaagcaggtaacaatcgttaacaactacagagccacattctgtaactacctgtacttacaatttcactccgtgcatcatttactatgagctaaactccttggctgtaatcctgctgtcttgatgagagacgttacttggcagagtgagagtcagcgcagcagcgatgcagactccccaaggtcctagtgcccggtcttttattgttaagtatgatgagaggctattggattgtaatttgaagggggagaaaacatacaaacccgAAACGCACTCAAATATGTAGCATgctagagttataaataacttgtccatgtgtaaaacaaaagtttaattaaaaaaaaaagttatttgggGGGATGAAGAAcataaaacaggcctaacgacgcccctgatTCACACCAAACCTCAAACTTCACAGAAACAAGAAAACATATTCACACTTTTTCCTCAGGCCTGATTTCATCTTGAATAAGAGACGGAAAGATGAGAAATCAATGATTTaagggaaaaataaatgttcttaTTGTCACAGTTTTCATTCAAATTCATCATCTGTCACCGGTCTGTGTCATCTTCAGAGAATCACTTtatcttccttcctcctctctttctctcattctctcctcctctcctccctcctctcctctttgtgCTTTAATGTCTTTGCTTATTGAGACTGTGTTTCTCTTCCAACCAGGTCCTGGCGTCAGGAAGGTTTTTAAGGATTCAGGGCGTAGAGGCAAGAAACCTCATCTGCTACTAActcctcagagcagaagctgctgaTATACGACTAACAGCATCGAGCGATAAAGATCTGTAGATCCTGAAGgacgctgcttcctgtctgttAACGTCAGGATGTCAGACGTCAGGTGTCGATTTATCTGGAGCTTGTTCATTTGTtcgagaagaagaaaaaactcagTTTCAAAATCTGAGTGATTTTAGGTCCCGTCTGAGAAAACGGACAAACCAAGCTTCATGTTTTAAATCACACGTTTTCAGCTCCATCTTTCTGTCGTGTTTTATCTTTTCCCAGTGTTTATTTTGCCTGTTTATGTGAAGCTGGTTGATCATATGTTTAAAAAGGATGATATTTGGAAgcagatgatgataatgatattAAGGAGTAAACAATCTATGCCAATATATCAGCAAATGGAGAAACTTAGAAGGGATACCTCAGATGTTAtcaaactttaatttaatttagagTGACGCTCAGTAGAGCCACTTAAAGTCCCAGCttgtaaaaccacatttaaattcaaaagaTCTGGATTTTGATCTGGATCTGAACCATAATGCAGCTGATTATTATTCAGTAATTCTCAGTTTTCTTACTTTTCACATCTCCACAGGTTGAGAGTTTATCATTTGAGAGTCAGATCGTTACAGCtgctttaaatataaaatatatttagatgCTGTTTGCACTGGGAACACTGGCCCTCCTCCACCACACTGGGACTGTTGAATGTTGAAATCAGAAATTATGGTTTCTACAATTTAAAAGCGGATTATAACTCATGCACCTGGATGGAGGAGGGTCAATGGGCTTTTTTCTATGTGCTACCTGCTGAGCAATCTGCTGAactgaagttctcctgcagtggTTAAACTGGTCTGTGGGTTACTCCTGCTCCTAATGGGACACTGATCGATTCCCGTGGTCCCACCTCAGTTTAACCGTTTTGCTTCAAAGTGGatgttttgggacatttcctcactGCAGAGGAACGAAGGCTTCGTCTCCAGTGAGGAAATGTGAGACGCTGATAAAATGATCTGTTGTGTTTGATAGAGAGCGATCAGCTTCAATCCAACAGAAGCagtgaccagtgtgtgtgtgtgtgtgtgtgtgtgtgtgtgtgtgtgtgtgtgtgtgtgtgtgtgtgtacatgtcgcTGCTCCACCAGGAGGCCTCACCAAGATCAGCTCCGACCCCATGAAGGTGGTGAACGATGTGGTGGAGGAATCGACAAACGTGATCAGCTTGATGTTCAAATTTGCCGCCAACCTGATCGCCCCGGAGGAAGATGAAGGtactgagctgtgtgtgtcgGATTCCTcggtttttaaataaacctgTTCACAGTTTATCTGATGTCACTTTCCTCTCTGCTCATCCTCCAGGGAATCTGTACGCCGTgagaaaaaaaggtttgtgccgctgcagcttttctttttacagcttCTGAATGAAAAATGGCCTCTAGCTGCTTTTTGAATGTGCTTAATTACATGTGCTGggcttttatatatatttctatacgCTCTTTACAACCGCAGaccgtaaataaagatggacgacgcgtctacACTTCCTGCCACAATCCCACTCTACTCCCACagtactgcaaccagccactagggggcgattgaggccctttggcttcacttttgtgagctgtcgtgtcgtccatctttatttattacgTAGAACCAGCAGTCATTTTAAAGTCTGGCTTATCTAAACTGTCCATGATGCTCTGATGATGCTGCTTTGACTAATGAAGTTTATCTCAATGAACAGCAAAGGAAACTGAAGCAAATCTCTCTTCACGTGACTTTAAGAGCCTTTTTCTATTTCAATATTTGTCTTTTTGCTGAATAACTTTAACGTGTGAGGAGAACGAACATCACCTGGTTTTACGATTTCTAGAAACACACCCGTGGATCTATAAGAGAAAACATGACAAaattatcattaatattaatattgttatcattattgtGGTGCTAGTTTTAAACTGACTTCATGTATAAACCATCTCAAAGATTCAAGatggttggaggaggaggaggaggaggaggagaaggaggtgaaggaggtgaagaaaagaaaaggtatTCTCCAGTTCTTTGTGAGAATGTGTAGTTTAACTGTAGATAATAACTGAGGAGTTCATCTCAGTGTAACAGtaacacaacaggaagcaaCAGTACAACCTGACGTGTGGTTTCTCATCATTTGCTGCACTAACACAACGTTTCTGTTCCCGTGAGAAGAGTCAGTTTCTTACCCCAGAGGATTTGTGCCATTTAAAGAACATCAGAGAGGAAACATATCAactttatttcattatattatGACTTTCTTCTCataatataactttatttcccttaaATTGAGATTTAATTCTTGTTAATTTGCATCTTAATCCTTCATATGATGATTTTTTTTGGCCTACTCCTCACTAACTGTCTGAGCTAACTGCCGCCACTAATCTGTTCAACATGGAATCAGTGATAATCTTCTGTGTGTGAAAGTTTCTCCAGATTCAAAGTTTTTCATTCACTTCattctgtgtctttgttttgttacgTTGCtgattttactttaattttGTTATACTCCAGGAGAATTTTTGCCATCTCGGAGTAAAGGTCGGTAACTTTTGATCACATACATTTTACTCTGATtgatttaagttaaaaaaaacattgacaattttcttttaataatatttgttcAGTTTGTTGATTCATTTCAAAGATTGAAACATTAACAGGTTTCATTTTACAGTTGTAGGGATGCAAGCAAAGACGAAACCACCAGTGGTGGAcgctgtggaggaagaggaggagggagatgaagaggaggctgctaaggaggaggaggatgaaggagatGCAGAAGAGGGGGAAGAACTAGAGGAGTATGAAGAGGAGTATGAAGAGTATGATGAGTATGATGAGGAATATGAGGAATATGAGGACGAGGAAGAgtatgatgaggaggaggaagaatatgaggaggaggaatatgaggaggaggaagagtatgaggaggaggaggaagctgaaggagaagaggaggcaggggtAATTGAAGACGATGACGAAGAGGGAGCAGAAGTtgtgggggaggtggaggaagaggaggaggaggaagaagaagatgaagaggagggagcagaagtcgtggaggagatggaggaagaggaagaggaggaagaagaagatgaagaggagggaacagcagcggtggaggagatggaggaagaggaggaggaggaagaagaagatgaagaggagggaacagcattggtggaggaggaagaggatgaagaagacgaagagCAGGGAGCAGAAGCGGTGGTGGGAGATGagatagaggaagaggagggacaaGAAGTGGAGGACAaggtgggggaggaggaagaggagaaggaggaggaagaaggacctgcagaggaagaacaagaggaggagaagaaagatgaAGCAGctgtggatgaagaggaggatgtggcagaggaagaggagaagggggtAGCTGCTGAGGTGGagcaagatgatgaagatgatgatgaggatgagaagGAACCTGAAGCAGCTGTGGCAGACATCGATGAAGGTGAAGTCAAAGAAGAggctgcagaagaagaggaagacaatgaagatgatgaggtagaggaagagaagaTAGATGCttctgatgaagatgatgaagaagagtctgcagctgctgatgatgaagatgacgatGATGAAGTTTCTCCTGAACCTAGTCCCACCTCGGAGGATGAAGAGTCGGCCGTGTCTCCCGACTCAGACGCACCTGTTGATGTCAAAGACACCGATGAAGATGTGACTCTGCCTGAAGTCGATGATGAAGACCATGAACTTAAAGATGAAGGCGACAAAGATGATGGAGAAGAcgaagatgatgaagacgacGAAGATGATGCCTTCATCGACAGCTCAGACCTCAGTGAATCTGCACTTCTCTCGAGtgatgaggaggcagaggaggatggtgacgatgatgatgatgaagatgacaaACTAGCTGAGGGTGTTGCAACATCTGACAGCGAGGAAGACTACCTGAAGCTTGATCTTCCTCCTGTCGCCGCAGTtagtgaggatgatgaagatgatgaaattGAGGATCATAAACTCCCGGAACTCGagaatcttcttcttctggccGCTCTTGAAGATGACGATGAAGACCTGAAGGAaactgatgaggatgatgatgaagatctgGAAGACGTCTCGGTTGCCTCCTCTGAGCACTTtgcagatgatgaagatgacgatGAAGACAGTGACATCAGAGACGATGACCTTGACATTGACTTTGACAAAGACGTCCACGTTGAGCTCGACgctgaagaggatgaagatgatcaTCACAAAaccgatgatgatgaagaggatgatgataaAGACGAGGAGGAAGTTGAAGTCGCTCCCTTGGAGAGCACAGACAGTGGAGTCctaggtgatgatgatgatgatgatgctctgGAAACAGATGAAGAGTCTGTCGGAGAGACTGTCTTCAGCGATGACATCACCTATGGCACAAGTGATGAAGAGGACGTGGACGATAAAGACGACGATGAAGATATTGATTCCAGCTCGTTTGAGTTCAGGCTCGATCAAGAATCAATTatagaaacattcatttacacagAAAAAGATGAAGACGAGGTCATATCAGAGTTTTTAGCTGGTGAGGAAGAAGACAacgatgatggtgatgatgaggagaaggacgatgatgaagatgacgaCATCCTGCTCACAGGTAAAGTGCAGCATCATCCATTACATCACCTTGAGTTCATTATGATAATGATGcaataatattttattcttcTTCAGAGTTATGATTCTGAATTTGGTTTTAGATTAAAGTCCAtgtctttttatatattttcatacTTTACATGAAGCCCCCACTGCAGCGGCGTCCTTTGTCCAGGAGGAGGCAGTAAAGACTGAggtggatgaggaagaggagcagctccGTCAGgctggtgatgaagatgaggctgaggaggaggacacagaggaaactGGTCAGTGTCACGTCCATCATGGATTCTGAGTTTTAATTAGATCTTATAATGGCGTTATTAAAATCAACTGTAAATATGGTTTATAGGGTTTAATTTAAATTCACACatttgatatttaatatttcttatTTAGGACCATTCATGTCCtaactttttttgtttatatttgtgtattGATATGAAATTCTAATGTTTCACAACCTCATACTTCTCCTCATACTTAAGTTACTGATTTgaagaataaataatatttgacGTCACTTTATTAAACCCACGAGCGATGGAAACAAATTTAAGTTAGAAAACTTCCAACTGTTCTTTAACGAGTCTCTGATTTGAGGATCAGGAGGAAAACTCAGCTTCTGTTTCACTTTAATCTcgttaataaatacaaatccatgtTAGAGACACTTTTCCTATTTCAGCCTCGGTCACCAGTCAGCCGGCTGCTCCCGtcgaggaagacgagggaggAGACGAAGAGCCGCCGGCCGAAACACAGAGATCTGTGGATGAGGCTGAAGATGAGAAAGAGGAGTACGATGAAGATGACGATGAGGAGCGGGCGGCGGTGGAGGTGATCAGACCTTTGCCTGAACCGGAGGAGGAGGCGACGAAGAGTGAAGCCCCAGGTGAGAGAACagcaagaacaacaacaacaacaacaacaacaacaacaacaactaaagGGTTTTAATTCCGTGTGTAAGTTTCAGTCTGTGCTTCCTGGTTTCAGATTGTCCATGTTTACATTCTGCTAAAACCAAAGAGTCCAGCACCAAGATGGCAGATAAAAAAGGTTTgtgtcttcatatatattaacTTGAATTAAGATGCTTATTATATGAAAGAGGAAGATTTAATATTGTGTCCACAGATtggtaataaaaataatattgtaaaaaagttttacttACAGAGGCTCCGAGGAGGGTTTCAGCCACGAGGAGGAAAAAGGgtaatgataaaaataaataaatacattaaatgaaATCAGGGATTAAAGGACGTTAAAgacaaaacacattatttcTTTGAGTCTGAATACAAATGAAGTCAATGAAGTTAAGATATTTTATTCTTAAACACTGATGTAGGATTGAGGTCTTGGAAAATATCTAATCATAAAAACAGAAATTGAAACAATGTGAGAAAAGCTCCTTTACTTTATTCACGTTTTAGTTTCAGACCGTGAAGCTGTGAAAACAGACGGCAAACCAAAAAGAAAAGGTAAAACGGAACACTGCAAAGATTCAtctttaaaacacattcatCTCAGAATAAACTTGATGTATTTGGTATAAAACTGAAGTAATAAATGAAAACCTGTGCTGCATCCAGCTCTTCCCAGAATAGTGAGTCTGCCGCCGAGGATCAGGAAGATCAGGAGGATCCCGGCTCTTCTCAGAGGTACGAGGGCAGAGGGTCAAATATACAAAGCCAAGAAAGTAGAGAAGACCAAAACTTCCAAACCAGGTAACTTCTTCATATTTATACTTGGTAGATGATATGGATCAGAAATTACGTGTTTTTACATCTGAATGTTTCCAGCGACAGAGACAGTGACCAAAAGACAAGAGGACGTCCCCGAATCTGGACAAGAAGGTTTGTCTGATATTTACTGAGGCCTGTGGTCACATGCTCACAGGAGGtcctctaa comes from Pleuronectes platessa chromosome 17, fPlePla1.1, whole genome shotgun sequence and encodes:
- the LOC128459866 gene encoding probable serine/threonine-protein kinase kinX is translated as MLPSSARSSTTTMVIDSKSGDAGSQSRRTPKKTFTEDVSSTFSSPLAWILVLALVITWSCVFIIMFDLMDYKTLSGGLTKISSDPMKVVNDVVEESTNVISLMFKFAANLIAPEEDEGNLYAVRKKGEFLPSRSKVVGMQAKTKPPVVDAVEEEEEGDEEEAAKEEEDEGDAEEGEELEEYEEEYEEYDEYDEEYEEYEDEEEYDEEEEEYEEEEYEEEEEYEEEEEAEGEEEAGVIEDDDEEGAEVVGEVEEEEEEEEEDEEEGAEVVEEMEEEEEEEEEDEEEGTAAVEEMEEEEEEEEEDEEEGTALVEEEEDEEDEEQGAEAVVGDEIEEEEGQEVEDKVGEEEEEKEEEEGPAEEEQEEEKKDEAAVDEEEDVAEEEEKGVAAEVEQDDEDDDEDEKEPEAAVADIDEGEVKEEAAEEEEDNEDDEVEEEKIDASDEDDEEESAAADDEDDDDEVSPEPSPTSEDEESAVSPDSDAPVDVKDTDEDVTLPEVDDEDHELKDEGDKDDGEDEDDEDDEDDAFIDSSDLSESALLSSDEEAEEDGDDDDDEDDKLAEGVATSDSEEDYLKLDLPPVAAVSEDDEDDEIEDHKLPELENLLLLAALEDDDEDLKETDEDDDEDLEDVSVASSEHFADDEDDDEDSDIRDDDLDIDFDKDVHVELDAEEDEDDHHKTDDDEEDDDKDEEEVEVAPLESTDSGVLGDDDDDDALETDEESVGETVFSDDITYGTSDEEDVDDKDDDEDIDSSSFEFRLDQESIIETFIYTEKDEDEVISEFLAGEEEDNDDGDDEEKDDDEDDDILLTAPTAAASFVQEEAVKTEVDEEEEQLRQAGDEDEAEEEDTEETASVTSQPAAPVEEDEGGDEEPPAETQRSVDEAEDEKEEYDEDDDEERAAVEVIRPLPEPEEEATKSEAPDCPCLHSAKTKESSTKMADKKEAPRRVSATRRKKVSDREAVKTDGKPKRKALPRIVSLPPRIRKIRRIPALLRGTRAEGQIYKAKKVEKTKTSKPATETVTKRQEDVPESGQEVGPCRPAPVYCPSPPGWYVHHIVTDNPYPPPTMPAPSAPVLTVHPGAPPMQPLYHQPPPPLMQYQPYPPPLQPVMQPVMQPVMQPPPEAAQPAEAAAPEAPEQEAPVQPEVKAPAAEAPPAAPRLHEPAAVRPKRKSSSEKTASPVKSKAKTAPVKKDPEPRPHPIRLRTRLDAVKRANVTSPTKEEKPSRPSSSEPAKMKSETSAERKGKAEKAEKKSVKEAQGIRSRLDSHLEEEESN